In Brachypodium distachyon strain Bd21 chromosome 2, Brachypodium_distachyon_v3.0, whole genome shotgun sequence, one genomic interval encodes:
- the LOC100835839 gene encoding ATP synthase subunit beta, mitochondrial produces the protein MATRRALSSLLRSASRVRGASPSPLPRAAPHRPSPAGYLFNRAAAYATSAAAQSKPTTTPPPTSAGKTGPGKITDEFTGAGAVGQVCQVIGAVVDVRFDEGLPPILTALEVLDNSIRLVLEVAQHLGENVVRTIAMDGTEGLVRGQRVLNTGSPITVPVGRATLGRIINVIGEPIDERGDIKTNHFLPIHREAPAFVEQATEQQILVTGIKVVDLLAPYQRGGKIGLFGGAGVGKTVLIMELINNVAKAHGGFSVFAGVGERTREGNDLYREMIESGVIKLGDKQSESKCALVYGQMNEPPGARARVGLTGLTVAEHFRDAEGQDVLLFIDNIFRFTQANSEVSALLGRIPSAVGYQPTLATDLGGLQERITTTKKGSITSVQAIYVPADDLTDPAPATTFAHLDATTVLSRQISELGIYPAVDPLDSTSRMLSPHVLGEEHYNTARGVQKVLQNYKNLQDIIAILGMDELSEDDKLTVARARKIQRFLSQPFHVAEVFTGAPGKYVELKESVQSFQGVLDGKYDDLSEQSFYMVGGIDEVIAKAEKIAKENA, from the exons atggcgacgcGCCGGGCCCTCTCGTCCCTGCTCCGATCGGCGTCCCGCGTCCGCGGGGCCTCCCCTTCCCCGCTCCCCCGCGCGGCCCCGCACCGCCCGTCCCCGGCGGGCTACCTCTtcaaccgcgccgccgcctacgccacctccgcggcggcgcagtCCAAGCCCACCACCACGCCGCCCCCCACCTCCGCCGGGAAGACCGGCCCGGggaagatcaccgacgagttcaccggcgccggcgccgtcggccAGGTGTGCCAGGTCAtcggcgccgtcgtcgacgTGCGGTTCGATGAGGGCCTCCCGCCCATCCTCACGGCGCTCGAGGTGCTCGACAACAGCATCCGCCTCGTGCTCGAGGTCGCGCAGCACTTGGGAGAGAACGTGGTGCGCACCATCGCCATGGACGGGACCGAGGGGCTCGTCCGCGGCCAGCGCGTCCTCAACACCGGCTCCCCCATCACT GTTCCTGTCGGCAGGGCAACACTTGGACGTATCATTAACGTCATTGGGGAACCGATTGATGAGAGGGGTGACATAA AGACCAACCACTTCCTTCCTATTCATCGTGAGGCCCCCGCTTTTGTTGAGCAAGCCACAGAGCAGCAAATTCTTGTTACTGGAATCAAG GTTGTGGATTTGCTTGCGCCTTACCAAAGAGGTGGGAAAATTGGGCTTTTCGGTGGTGCAGGAGTCGGTAAAACTGTCCTTATTATGGAGTTGATCAACAATGTTGCCAAGGCCCATG GTGGTTTCTCTGTGTTTGCTGGAGTCGGAGAACGTACCCGTGAAGGCAATGACTTGTACAGAGAAATGATTGAAAGTGGTGTCATTAAGCTTGGTGACAAGCAG AGTGAAAGCAAATgtgcccttgtctacgggcaAATGAATGAACCACCGGGTGCTCGTGCTCGTGTTGGATTGACTGGCTTGACTGTTGCTGAACATTTCCGTGACGCTGAAGGACAAGATGTGCTTCTATTTATTGACAACATTTTCCGTTTCACCCAG GCAAACTCTGAGGTGTCTGCTCTTCTTGGACGTATTCCATCTGCTGTGGGATACCAACCAACTCTTGCTACTGATCTTGGAGGACTGCAAGAGCGGATTACGACGACAAAGAAGGGTTCTATTACATCTGTCCAAGCTATTTATGTGCCTGCTGATGACTTGACTGATCCTGCCCCTGCTACCACCTTCGCCCATCTTGATGCTACTACTGTGCTGTCACGTCAG ATTTCTGAGCTCGGTATTTATCCTGCTGTCGATCCTTTGGACTCTACATCTAGAATGCTTTCTCCCCATGTGCTGGGTGAGGAGCACTACAACACTGCTCGTGGTGTTCAGAAGGTTCTTCAGAATTACAAGAATCTTCAAGATATTATTGCAATTTTGGGCATGGATGAGCTCAGTGAGGATGATAAGTTGACAGTTGCTCGTGCGAGGAAGATTCAGCGGTTCCTGAGCCAGCCTTTCCATGTTGCTGAAGTTTTCACTGGTGCTCCAGGGAAGTATGTGGAGCTTAAGGAGAGTGTCCAAAGTTTCCAG GGTGTTCTGGATGGGAAGTACGATGACCTTTCTGAGCAGTCATTCTATATGGTGGGAGGCATTGATGAAGTCATTGCCAAGGCTGAGAAAATCGCCAAGGAGAATGCTTGA
- the LOC100845279 gene encoding 65-kDa microtubule-associated protein 3 isoform X2, translating into MNGHHSKDPLLQMETPCGALMRELQVIWDEVGEKDAERDRMLLELEQECLEVYRSKVDQANRCRAQLRQAIAEAEAELAAICSAMSEPAVHVRQPNQKACGLREELDAIIPYLEVMKKRKVERWNQILDVVGKIKKISSNIRPVDFVPFKVPVDQSDLSCRKLEELRLELQSLEKEKSERLKQVMEYLSSLHSLCEVLGIDFKQTLSDVHPSLDEDEVPRNISNTTIQKLALTIKRLRELKIERMQKLQDLSSTMLELWNLMDTPIEEQQAFRNITCNIAATEPEITEANILSIDFLNYVEAEVLRLEHLKASRMKELVLKKQTELEEHRRRAHLVGEELCVTQFSIEAIEAGAIDPSLLLEQIEAYIATVKEDAFSRKDILERVERWLNACQEEAWLEDYNKDDNRYNAGRGAHIMLKRAEKARVLVNKIQGIVDVLTNKVIAWEKERSTEFTYDGVRLLSMLEEYMAVREEKEHAKKRQRDQKKLQDQFKAEQETLYGSKPSPSKTNSAKKKVTTNSTGSANRRLSLGGTPIQPPKSVRATKKTEDTSTPSPGSRGLDVASLPIKKLSFKASTLGETETPRKPFAQITLGNSIPSTPMRPISNGNEDKNRTPKTLVALTPQTPMIVSAPMQMATTPAITTTRDVHVCLDYDKPELTLLEDMEYSVEERRLAFYLAAQAA; encoded by the exons ATGAACGGCCACCATTCGAAGGACCCGCTCCTTCAGATGGAGACGCCCTGCGGTGCCCTCATGCGCGAGCTCCAG GTCATCTGGGACGAGGTCGGGGAGAAGGATGCCGAGAGGGACAGGATGCTGCTCGAGCTCGAGCAGGAGTGCCTGGAGGTCTACAGGAGTAAGGTGGACCAGGCCAACCGCTGCCGAGCCCAGCTGCGACAGGCCATcgctgaagctgaagccgaGCTCGCCGCTATCTGCTCCGCGATGAGCGAGCCAGCTGTTCACGTCAGGCAG CCTAACCAGAAGGCATGTGGCTTACGTGAGGAGCTGGATGCGATCATCCCATATTTGGAAGTgatgaagaagagaaaggTTGAAAGATGGAACCAAATTCTCGACGTTGTCGGGAAGATAAAAAAGATATCATCTAACATAAGGCCTGTAGATTTTGTCCCTTTCAAAGTACCTGTGGATCAATCTGATCTGTCCTGCAGAAAGTTAGAAGAGTTAAGACTAGAGCTACAGTCcctagaaaaggaaaag AGTGAGCGGCTCAAGCAAGTGATGGAATACCTGAGTTCTTTGCATTCTTTATGTGAAGTACTTGGTATTGACTTCAAGCAAACATTATCTGATGTACACCCCAGTCTGGATGAAGACGAAGTACCTAGGAACATAAGCAACACCACAATACAGAAGCTGGCGTTGACAATAAAGAGGCTACGTGAATTAAAAATCGAAAGAATGCAGAAG CTGCAAGATCTCTCGTCTACAATGCTAGAACTATGGAATCTTATGGATACACCAATAGAAGAGCAGCAAGCCTTCCGAAATATAACGTGCAATATTGCTGCTACCGAACCTGAAATAACAGAGGCCAACATACTTTCCATTGACTTCCTGAATTAT GTGGAAGCTGAGGTGTTGAGGCTGGAACATCTGAAAGCAAGCAGAATGAAGGAGTTGGTTCTTAAGAAGCAAACGGAGCTAGAAGAACATCGTCGACGGGCACATTTAGTTGGCGAAGAACTTTGTGTAACTCAGTTTAGTATTGAGGCCATTGAAGCAG GTGCTATTGACCCCTCACTTTTGCTTGAACAAATTGAGGCGTACATCGCAACAGTTAAAGAAGATGCTTTTAGCAGGAAGGATATTCTTGAGCGAGTTGAAAGGTGGCTAAATGCGTGTCAGGAGGAAGCTTGGTTAGAGGACTACAACAAA GATGATAACCGATATAATGCTGGAAGGGGCGCACATATTATGCTTAAGAGAGCTGAAAAAGCCCGTGTTCTGGTTAACAAGATACAAG GAATTGTAGACGTTCTGACAAACAAAGTCATAGCTTGGGAGAAAGAAAGGAGTACTGAATTCACTTATGATGGT GTTCGACTTTTGTCAATGCTTGAAGAATATATGGCAGTTCGTGAAGAGAAGGAGCACGCAAAGAAGAGGCAAAGG GATCAGAAGAAACTTCAGGACCAATTCAAAGCTGAGCAGGAGACGCTTTATGGATCAAAGCCAAGCCCTTCAAAGACTAACAGCGCGAAGAAGAAGGTTACCACAAACTCAACAGGTAGTGCAAACCGCAGGCTGTCTCTTGGTGGAACTCCAATACAACCTCCGAAATCAGTTCGTGCAACCAAGAAAACTGAAGACACCAGTACTCCGTCCCCTG GTAGTAGAGGTTTAGACGTTGCCAGTCTTCCAATCAAGAAGTTGTCTTTCAAAGCAAGTACTCTTGGTGAGACTGAAACACCTCGGAAACCATTTGCTCAGATCACACTAGGGAATAGTATCCCATCGACTCCCATGCGTCCTATCTCCAATGGCAACGAAGACAAGAACCGGACCCCCAAGACATTGGTAGCACTAACTCCCCAGACGCCGATGATAGTGAGCGCTCCTATGCAAATGGCAACGACGCCTGCTATAACTACCACAAGAGATGTTCATGTCTGTCTCGACTATGACAAACCGGAGCTGACTTTGCTTGAGGACATGGAGTACTCGGTTGAGGAGAGGCGTCTTGCTTTCTATCTAGCCGCACAAGCTGCTTGA
- the LOC100845279 gene encoding 65-kDa microtubule-associated protein 3 isoform X1 — protein sequence MNGHHSKDPLLQMETPCGALMRELQVIWDEVGEKDAERDRMLLELEQECLEVYRSKVDQANRCRAQLRQAIAEAEAELAAICSAMSEPAVHVRQPNQKACGLREELDAIIPYLEVMKKRKVERWNQILDVVGKIKKISSNIRPVDFVPFKVPVDQSDLSCRKLEELRLELQSLEKEKSERLKQVMEYLSSLHSLCEVLGIDFKQTLSDVHPSLDEDEVPRNISNTTIQKLALTIKRLRELKIERMQKLQDLSSTMLELWNLMDTPIEEQQAFRNITCNIAATEPEITEANILSIDFLNYVEAEVLRLEHLKASRMKELVLKKQTELEEHRRRAHLVGEELCVTQFSIEAIEAGAIDPSLLLEQIEAYIATVKEDAFSRKDILERVERWLNACQEEAWLEDYNKDDNRYNAGRGAHIMLKRAEKARVLVNKIQGIVDVLTNKVIAWEKERSTEFTYDGVRLLSMLEEYMAVREEKEHAKKRQRDQKKLQDQFKAEQETLYGSKPSPSKTNSAKKKVTTNSTGSANRRLSLGGTPIQPPKSVRATKKTEDTSTPSPVTGSRGLDVASLPIKKLSFKASTLGETETPRKPFAQITLGNSIPSTPMRPISNGNEDKNRTPKTLVALTPQTPMIVSAPMQMATTPAITTTRDVHVCLDYDKPELTLLEDMEYSVEERRLAFYLAAQAA from the exons ATGAACGGCCACCATTCGAAGGACCCGCTCCTTCAGATGGAGACGCCCTGCGGTGCCCTCATGCGCGAGCTCCAG GTCATCTGGGACGAGGTCGGGGAGAAGGATGCCGAGAGGGACAGGATGCTGCTCGAGCTCGAGCAGGAGTGCCTGGAGGTCTACAGGAGTAAGGTGGACCAGGCCAACCGCTGCCGAGCCCAGCTGCGACAGGCCATcgctgaagctgaagccgaGCTCGCCGCTATCTGCTCCGCGATGAGCGAGCCAGCTGTTCACGTCAGGCAG CCTAACCAGAAGGCATGTGGCTTACGTGAGGAGCTGGATGCGATCATCCCATATTTGGAAGTgatgaagaagagaaaggTTGAAAGATGGAACCAAATTCTCGACGTTGTCGGGAAGATAAAAAAGATATCATCTAACATAAGGCCTGTAGATTTTGTCCCTTTCAAAGTACCTGTGGATCAATCTGATCTGTCCTGCAGAAAGTTAGAAGAGTTAAGACTAGAGCTACAGTCcctagaaaaggaaaag AGTGAGCGGCTCAAGCAAGTGATGGAATACCTGAGTTCTTTGCATTCTTTATGTGAAGTACTTGGTATTGACTTCAAGCAAACATTATCTGATGTACACCCCAGTCTGGATGAAGACGAAGTACCTAGGAACATAAGCAACACCACAATACAGAAGCTGGCGTTGACAATAAAGAGGCTACGTGAATTAAAAATCGAAAGAATGCAGAAG CTGCAAGATCTCTCGTCTACAATGCTAGAACTATGGAATCTTATGGATACACCAATAGAAGAGCAGCAAGCCTTCCGAAATATAACGTGCAATATTGCTGCTACCGAACCTGAAATAACAGAGGCCAACATACTTTCCATTGACTTCCTGAATTAT GTGGAAGCTGAGGTGTTGAGGCTGGAACATCTGAAAGCAAGCAGAATGAAGGAGTTGGTTCTTAAGAAGCAAACGGAGCTAGAAGAACATCGTCGACGGGCACATTTAGTTGGCGAAGAACTTTGTGTAACTCAGTTTAGTATTGAGGCCATTGAAGCAG GTGCTATTGACCCCTCACTTTTGCTTGAACAAATTGAGGCGTACATCGCAACAGTTAAAGAAGATGCTTTTAGCAGGAAGGATATTCTTGAGCGAGTTGAAAGGTGGCTAAATGCGTGTCAGGAGGAAGCTTGGTTAGAGGACTACAACAAA GATGATAACCGATATAATGCTGGAAGGGGCGCACATATTATGCTTAAGAGAGCTGAAAAAGCCCGTGTTCTGGTTAACAAGATACAAG GAATTGTAGACGTTCTGACAAACAAAGTCATAGCTTGGGAGAAAGAAAGGAGTACTGAATTCACTTATGATGGT GTTCGACTTTTGTCAATGCTTGAAGAATATATGGCAGTTCGTGAAGAGAAGGAGCACGCAAAGAAGAGGCAAAGG GATCAGAAGAAACTTCAGGACCAATTCAAAGCTGAGCAGGAGACGCTTTATGGATCAAAGCCAAGCCCTTCAAAGACTAACAGCGCGAAGAAGAAGGTTACCACAAACTCAACAGGTAGTGCAAACCGCAGGCTGTCTCTTGGTGGAACTCCAATACAACCTCCGAAATCAGTTCGTGCAACCAAGAAAACTGAAGACACCAGTACTCCGTCCCCTG ttaCAGGTAGTAGAGGTTTAGACGTTGCCAGTCTTCCAATCAAGAAGTTGTCTTTCAAAGCAAGTACTCTTGGTGAGACTGAAACACCTCGGAAACCATTTGCTCAGATCACACTAGGGAATAGTATCCCATCGACTCCCATGCGTCCTATCTCCAATGGCAACGAAGACAAGAACCGGACCCCCAAGACATTGGTAGCACTAACTCCCCAGACGCCGATGATAGTGAGCGCTCCTATGCAAATGGCAACGACGCCTGCTATAACTACCACAAGAGATGTTCATGTCTGTCTCGACTATGACAAACCGGAGCTGACTTTGCTTGAGGACATGGAGTACTCGGTTGAGGAGAGGCGTCTTGCTTTCTATCTAGCCGCACAAGCTGCTTGA
- the LOC100845279 gene encoding 65-kDa microtubule-associated protein 3 isoform X3: MNGHHSKDPLLQMETPCGALMRELQVIWDEVGEKDAERDRMLLELEQECLEVYRSKVDQANRCRAQLRQAIAEAEAELAAICSAMSEPAVHVRQPNQKACGLREELDAIIPYLEVMKKRKVERWNQILDVVGKIKKISSNIRPVDFVPFKVPVDQSDLSCRKLEELRLELQSLEKEKSERLKQVMEYLSSLHSLCEVLGIDFKQTLSDVHPSLDEDEVPRNISNTTIQKLALTIKRLRELKIERMQKLQDLSSTMLELWNLMDTPIEEQQAFRNITCNIAATEPEITEANILSIDFLNYVEAEVLRLEHLKASRMKELVLKKQTELEEHRRRAHLVGEELCVTQFSIEAIEAGAIDPSLLLEQIEAYIATVKEDAFSRKDILERVERWLNACQEEAWLEDYNKDDNRYNAGRGAHIMLKRAEKARVLVNKIQGIVDVLTNKVIAWEKERSTEFTYDGVRLLSMLEEYMAVREEKEHAKKRQRDQKKLQDQFKAEQETLYGSKPSPSKTNSAKKKVTTNSTGSANRRLSLGGTPIQPPKSVRATKKTEDTSTPSPENSYR, encoded by the exons ATGAACGGCCACCATTCGAAGGACCCGCTCCTTCAGATGGAGACGCCCTGCGGTGCCCTCATGCGCGAGCTCCAG GTCATCTGGGACGAGGTCGGGGAGAAGGATGCCGAGAGGGACAGGATGCTGCTCGAGCTCGAGCAGGAGTGCCTGGAGGTCTACAGGAGTAAGGTGGACCAGGCCAACCGCTGCCGAGCCCAGCTGCGACAGGCCATcgctgaagctgaagccgaGCTCGCCGCTATCTGCTCCGCGATGAGCGAGCCAGCTGTTCACGTCAGGCAG CCTAACCAGAAGGCATGTGGCTTACGTGAGGAGCTGGATGCGATCATCCCATATTTGGAAGTgatgaagaagagaaaggTTGAAAGATGGAACCAAATTCTCGACGTTGTCGGGAAGATAAAAAAGATATCATCTAACATAAGGCCTGTAGATTTTGTCCCTTTCAAAGTACCTGTGGATCAATCTGATCTGTCCTGCAGAAAGTTAGAAGAGTTAAGACTAGAGCTACAGTCcctagaaaaggaaaag AGTGAGCGGCTCAAGCAAGTGATGGAATACCTGAGTTCTTTGCATTCTTTATGTGAAGTACTTGGTATTGACTTCAAGCAAACATTATCTGATGTACACCCCAGTCTGGATGAAGACGAAGTACCTAGGAACATAAGCAACACCACAATACAGAAGCTGGCGTTGACAATAAAGAGGCTACGTGAATTAAAAATCGAAAGAATGCAGAAG CTGCAAGATCTCTCGTCTACAATGCTAGAACTATGGAATCTTATGGATACACCAATAGAAGAGCAGCAAGCCTTCCGAAATATAACGTGCAATATTGCTGCTACCGAACCTGAAATAACAGAGGCCAACATACTTTCCATTGACTTCCTGAATTAT GTGGAAGCTGAGGTGTTGAGGCTGGAACATCTGAAAGCAAGCAGAATGAAGGAGTTGGTTCTTAAGAAGCAAACGGAGCTAGAAGAACATCGTCGACGGGCACATTTAGTTGGCGAAGAACTTTGTGTAACTCAGTTTAGTATTGAGGCCATTGAAGCAG GTGCTATTGACCCCTCACTTTTGCTTGAACAAATTGAGGCGTACATCGCAACAGTTAAAGAAGATGCTTTTAGCAGGAAGGATATTCTTGAGCGAGTTGAAAGGTGGCTAAATGCGTGTCAGGAGGAAGCTTGGTTAGAGGACTACAACAAA GATGATAACCGATATAATGCTGGAAGGGGCGCACATATTATGCTTAAGAGAGCTGAAAAAGCCCGTGTTCTGGTTAACAAGATACAAG GAATTGTAGACGTTCTGACAAACAAAGTCATAGCTTGGGAGAAAGAAAGGAGTACTGAATTCACTTATGATGGT GTTCGACTTTTGTCAATGCTTGAAGAATATATGGCAGTTCGTGAAGAGAAGGAGCACGCAAAGAAGAGGCAAAGG GATCAGAAGAAACTTCAGGACCAATTCAAAGCTGAGCAGGAGACGCTTTATGGATCAAAGCCAAGCCCTTCAAAGACTAACAGCGCGAAGAAGAAGGTTACCACAAACTCAACAGGTAGTGCAAACCGCAGGCTGTCTCTTGGTGGAACTCCAATACAACCTCCGAAATCAGTTCGTGCAACCAAGAAAACTGAAGACACCAGTACTCCGTCCCCTG aaaacagttaCAGGTAG
- the LOC100845581 gene encoding uncharacterized protein LOC100845581 isoform X5, whose product MGNYLSCTLAKAPGGKQGARVILPDGRVRQVPLPATAAELMLDAPGHFLADARAARVGARLAALSADEDLEMGAVYATFPMKRLGTPLAAHDMARMAAAATREARRRSSKVSAVAVAQGAAAGRDGGRRRGGGDRGAQAPAQQHQVQEARARDHTRGESPDLQILK is encoded by the exons ATGGGGAACTACCTGTCGTGCACGCTGGCGAAGGCGCCGGGGGGGAAGCAGGGGGCGCGGGTGATCCTGCCAGACGGGCGGGTGCGCCaggtgccgctgccggcgacggcggcggagctgaTGCTGGACGCGCCTGGCCACTTCCTGGCGGACGCGCGGGCCGCGCGCGTGGGCGCCCGCCTGGCGGCCCTCTCCGCCGACGAGGACCTCGAGATGGGAGCCGTCTACGCCACGTTTCCCATGAAGCGCCTCGGCACGCCGCTCGCGGCGCACGACATGGCgcgcatggccgccgccgccacccgcgaGGCCCGACGAAGATCGTCCAAGGTCTC cgccgtcgccgtcgcccagGGCgccgcggctggacgagatggtggacgacgccgtggcggcggagaTCGGGGTGCTCAAGCACCGGCTCAGCAGCACCAGGTCCAGGAGGCCCGCGCTCGAGACCATACACGAGGAGAATCACCTGATCTCCAGATCCTGAAATAA
- the LOC100845581 gene encoding uncharacterized protein LOC100845581 isoform X3, with protein MGNYLSCTLAKAPGGKQGARVILPDGRVRQVPLPATAAELMLDAPGHFLADARAARVGARLAALSADEDLEMGAVYATFPMKRLGTPLAAHDMARMAAAATREARRRSSKVSAVAVAVAQGAAAGRDGGRRRGGGDRGAQAPAQQHQVQEARARDHTRGESPDLQILK; from the exons ATGGGGAACTACCTGTCGTGCACGCTGGCGAAGGCGCCGGGGGGGAAGCAGGGGGCGCGGGTGATCCTGCCAGACGGGCGGGTGCGCCaggtgccgctgccggcgacggcggcggagctgaTGCTGGACGCGCCTGGCCACTTCCTGGCGGACGCGCGGGCCGCGCGCGTGGGCGCCCGCCTGGCGGCCCTCTCCGCCGACGAGGACCTCGAGATGGGAGCCGTCTACGCCACGTTTCCCATGAAGCGCCTCGGCACGCCGCTCGCGGCGCACGACATGGCgcgcatggccgccgccgccacccgcgaGGCCCGACGAAGATCGTCCAAGGTCTCCGCCGT cgccgtcgccgtcgcccagGGCgccgcggctggacgagatggtggacgacgccgtggcggcggagaTCGGGGTGCTCAAGCACCGGCTCAGCAGCACCAGGTCCAGGAGGCCCGCGCTCGAGACCATACACGAGGAGAATCACCTGATCTCCAGATCCTGAAATAA
- the LOC100845581 gene encoding uncharacterized protein LOC100845581 isoform X2, with protein sequence MGNYLSCTLAKAPGGKQGARVILPDGRVRQVPLPATAAELMLDAPGHFLADARAARVGARLAALSADEDLEMGAVYATFPMKRLGTPLAAHDMARMAAAATREARRRSSKVSAVILVAVAQGAAAGRDGGRRRGGGDRGAQAPAQQHQVQEARARDHTRGESPDLQILK encoded by the exons ATGGGGAACTACCTGTCGTGCACGCTGGCGAAGGCGCCGGGGGGGAAGCAGGGGGCGCGGGTGATCCTGCCAGACGGGCGGGTGCGCCaggtgccgctgccggcgacggcggcggagctgaTGCTGGACGCGCCTGGCCACTTCCTGGCGGACGCGCGGGCCGCGCGCGTGGGCGCCCGCCTGGCGGCCCTCTCCGCCGACGAGGACCTCGAGATGGGAGCCGTCTACGCCACGTTTCCCATGAAGCGCCTCGGCACGCCGCTCGCGGCGCACGACATGGCgcgcatggccgccgccgccacccgcgaGGCCCGACGAAGATCGTCCAAGGTCTCCGCCGTCATCct cgtcgccgtcgcccagGGCgccgcggctggacgagatggtggacgacgccgtggcggcggagaTCGGGGTGCTCAAGCACCGGCTCAGCAGCACCAGGTCCAGGAGGCCCGCGCTCGAGACCATACACGAGGAGAATCACCTGATCTCCAGATCCTGAAATAA
- the LOC100845581 gene encoding uncharacterized protein LOC100845581 isoform X1: MGNYLSCTLAKAPGGKQGARVILPDGRVRQVPLPATAAELMLDAPGHFLADARAARVGARLAALSADEDLEMGAVYATFPMKRLGTPLAAHDMARMAAAATREARRRSSKVSAVILVAAAAAAPPEPVKKAEAAPSPSPRAPRLDEMVDDAVAAEIGVLKHRLSSTRSRRPALETIHEENHLISRS; the protein is encoded by the coding sequence ATGGGGAACTACCTGTCGTGCACGCTGGCGAAGGCGCCGGGGGGGAAGCAGGGGGCGCGGGTGATCCTGCCAGACGGGCGGGTGCGCCaggtgccgctgccggcgacggcggcggagctgaTGCTGGACGCGCCTGGCCACTTCCTGGCGGACGCGCGGGCCGCGCGCGTGGGCGCCCGCCTGGCGGCCCTCTCCGCCGACGAGGACCTCGAGATGGGAGCCGTCTACGCCACGTTTCCCATGAAGCGCCTCGGCACGCCGCTCGCGGCGCACGACATGGCgcgcatggccgccgccgccacccgcgaGGCCCGACGAAGATCGTCCAAGGTCTCCGCCGTCATCctcgtcgcggcggcggcggcggcgccgccggagcccgtgaagaaggcggaggcggcgccgtcgccgtcgcccagGGCgccgcggctggacgagatggtggacgacgccgtggcggcggagaTCGGGGTGCTCAAGCACCGGCTCAGCAGCACCAGGTCCAGGAGGCCCGCGCTCGAGACCATACACGAGGAGAATCACCTGATCTCCAGATCCTGA
- the LOC100845581 gene encoding uncharacterized protein LOC100845581 isoform X4 encodes MGNYLSCTLAKAPGGKQGARVILPDGRVRQVPLPATAAELMLDAPGHFLADARAARVGARLAALSADEDLEMGAVYATFPMKRLGTPLAAHDMARMAAAATREARRRSSKVSAVILVAQGAAAGRDGGRRRGGGDRGAQAPAQQHQVQEARARDHTRGESPDLQILK; translated from the exons ATGGGGAACTACCTGTCGTGCACGCTGGCGAAGGCGCCGGGGGGGAAGCAGGGGGCGCGGGTGATCCTGCCAGACGGGCGGGTGCGCCaggtgccgctgccggcgacggcggcggagctgaTGCTGGACGCGCCTGGCCACTTCCTGGCGGACGCGCGGGCCGCGCGCGTGGGCGCCCGCCTGGCGGCCCTCTCCGCCGACGAGGACCTCGAGATGGGAGCCGTCTACGCCACGTTTCCCATGAAGCGCCTCGGCACGCCGCTCGCGGCGCACGACATGGCgcgcatggccgccgccgccacccgcgaGGCCCGACGAAGATCGTCCAAGGTCTCCGCCGTCATCct cgtcgcccagGGCgccgcggctggacgagatggtggacgacgccgtggcggcggagaTCGGGGTGCTCAAGCACCGGCTCAGCAGCACCAGGTCCAGGAGGCCCGCGCTCGAGACCATACACGAGGAGAATCACCTGATCTCCAGATCCTGAAATAA